A section of the Nitrospirae bacterium CG2_30_53_67 genome encodes:
- a CDS encoding four helix bundle protein, translating to MTENQNSKRYDLEERTLNYARRTIEFVNELPKTLTNNEVIKQLVRSAGSVGANYIEANESLSKKDFIMRVKICRKEAKETRYWLKLVDCNKETEKTNHYLIQEATELMKIFGAILEKTK from the coding sequence ATGACAGAAAATCAAAATTCAAAACGATATGATCTAGAGGAACGGACTCTGAATTATGCAAGGCGAACTATTGAGTTCGTAAATGAATTGCCGAAGACGTTGACCAATAATGAAGTCATAAAACAATTGGTGAGATCGGCAGGGTCGGTGGGAGCGAATTATATTGAGGCTAATGAGTCATTAAGTAAAAAAGATTTTATAATGAGGGTGAAGATCTGCCGAAAGGAAGCAAAAGAGACTCGTTATTGGTTAAAACTTGTCGATTGTAATAAAGAAACTGAGAAAACAAATCACTATCTAATTCAGGAAGCCACCGAGCTTATGAAGATTTTTGGAGCCATCCTGGAAAAAACAAAGTAG
- a CDS encoding NUDIX hydrolase, which produces MEEYLEIVDEKDHVVGKALRSECHGNPSLVHRVVHVLLVDEQGRILLQKRSPAKDIQPGKWDTSVGGHLNIGEDYETAVCREMKEELGIEGRDLSFLYAYPLRNPVESENVRTYLCRYCGKIAFDPVEITEVRFWNMKEIEKSIGTGVFTPNFEEEYGYYKESLRSHR; this is translated from the coding sequence ATGGAAGAATATTTAGAAATTGTCGATGAGAAGGACCATGTGGTCGGCAAGGCCCTCCGGTCCGAATGCCATGGGAACCCCTCCCTCGTGCACCGGGTTGTCCATGTCCTGCTGGTCGACGAACAAGGACGGATCCTGCTGCAGAAACGCTCGCCGGCCAAGGATATCCAGCCCGGTAAATGGGACACGTCCGTGGGCGGCCATCTGAATATCGGCGAGGACTACGAGACTGCGGTCTGCCGCGAGATGAAAGAGGAACTGGGGATCGAGGGCCGTGACCTCTCGTTTCTTTACGCCTATCCGCTTAGAAACCCGGTCGAATCCGAGAATGTGCGGACCTACCTCTGCCGGTACTGCGGAAAGATTGCATTTGATCCCGTCGAGATCACCGAGGTCCGGTTCTGGAACATGAAGGAGATCGAAAAGAGCATCGGGACCGGGGTCTTTACTCCGAACTTCGAAGAAGAATACGGGTATTATAAGGAGTCTCTGAGAAGCCATAGGTGA